Genomic window (Gasterosteus aculeatus chromosome 13, fGasAcu3.hap1.1, whole genome shotgun sequence):
GCCCGAGCTCCACGGCCCCCTCGTCACTCTGCCACACCTCCAGGTAAGATGGAGGCTTCTCTACTGGAGGACTGGGCGGCAGCAGCACCACCtctgctttcttcttctcctccttcttcttcagcttctctttcttctttttctcccttttctcctttttcttctgtttcttcagcttcgccttcatcttcttcaacttctttttCTTGGCtttacttttcttcttcttggtcttTTCGTCACTGGtcgaagaagaagacgaggaggaagttGACGATGAAGAAGATGAGCTTCTTCGTCgcttctttctttgtgttttcacatctgagagggaagagaagaggaaggtcaGAGTTTTGTTATAACACAACTTTTGATGCTGTCAAAGCTTCCGACTAGTTTTTTAAAGTCCCAACCTTGACTTTTGTTGGGTGTTTTCTTTGACGATCTGCTTCGACTCCTGCTGCTGGATGAGGAagacgatgaagaggaagaagaagaagaggatctCCTTCGTTTTTTCTTCtcgagtttcttctctctgccacCTCGCTCGATTGATCTTCTGCGATCCATCACCAAGACAACAAAGCCACCATGAACCCACGCGACGAACGGGGTCGACGATCAGAACGAGTAGAAGGCGACTCTAGTTTACGGAAGTAAGTGCGTCTTTAATCGTCTTCCTGGCGGAACTGTAGAAATGCATTTCGAAGGTTCCTACGTTGGCTCAACACATGAGGTAGTTCGAAAATGGGGAACTACCATAAACAGTCTATGGTCACACACTAATAACCTACACAGCTATACGCCAACTCTATAAATGTAAGTAGATAACAATATttgaaattaaaagtaaaataagcaaagtttgtgctttaaaaaaagaaaatcattttttgaaTGTAGCTTGCATGATAATTACTTTGTCCACTATAAGAAGGAGAGCAATATTCCTGCAAAATCAGTATCATATGAATATGTCTCTGGCTCGACTGCTATTAATACTGTAATTTAGGGAATCACTCCAAGTGGAGCAGGTTGATCCTTAGTCTCACGTGCCAAGATCCAAAGATAACCCTTCAAACCACACCACATTTTTCCCTTTAAGCCTGTGGTACCTCCCATTGAACCTAAATAGAAACAAGGATAAATAGCACAAGAGCTCAGCTCAACTTTTCACAAGGTTTAACGAGGTTGCTATTAAAAGCTACCGTGTCTCATTAGATGAAAGAATTTGAGAAAAGGTTAAAGCATATCCGATATTTATCTCCCTAGTATCTGGACCCCGCTAACACGTCACCTGAAGATGGGTGTTAGCAGAAGAGTGCTTTAGTATAGAAAATAATTGGTAAAGGATTATCTAATCAGTAGAGCCTGATGAGACATTGGTGATAGTAATTATGGCTTCAGAACGCCAAATACGGAAAGTTAGATAAAGAGGTTTGGTTATTCAATACTGGGACTAAGTGGTATTTCTTTTAACAATAGTGCTTGAGGAGTCTTATGTTTAGAACGGGTGCATAGATTTGAATCAATACTGTAGGAGTGTAACAGTACAAAATTCCAGTGAGTTTTATAATGTAGACCAATGTAGAGTTTTATAATGTAGGCACAGAAAGCATCAATGTGAGAACATATTtgcaatatttatttcaaagtttTTACAAAGGCAATTGTGAATCTTTAAAGCTTATATATTGACAAACATTTGTTCCTGATGGTGTAAGCCCTTTTCACTCTTGGTACCCTCGGCTAAACTAAAAGAAAGAAGCCACACAGAACGGCCTCAGATGCTTTGTTTAAACCGCTTACCAGCTCAGAGATGAATGCTGAAAAACGTCCCGGTCCACGCTTCAATAGTATGCCAAAgaagcaataaataaaatagtttcTTGAGAGAAATACATTGCATCATAAATACTGAAACATAAAAGTCGCAGCTGCAGCTTGAATGTAACAGTCTAAAACTTGAAGTTGGGAAAGTTCAAGTAGCAAGAGAGTCAAAAAGCGATCATCTTTCCGGTCCATGTGCAAGGAGAGCTCATCCGGTTGCTCCAAGTAACAAATGCAAAGGCGgcggcgttgttgttgttgttgttgtttgagggGGTGGAATGTGGCGCTTTTTTCCAGCACATTAGGACACAGCCGCCATGCGGATCCTCTCTTGGGGATATAGAAGAACGTTCTTCGCCGCTTTGATTGTGTTCTTCATGAGCATTGCCACGGTCATGGGTCCCACGCCTCCGGGTACGGGGGTGATGAAGCCCGCCTTCTGCCGGACGCCTGAATAAAGACATAAGAAAAGGGGAGTTACAGAACACCAGGACGCTGAGCAGTGACCCCTTGCAGAAATACGATCACGCTTTCCCCTCCAGCTTTACCTTCGAAGTCCACATCTCCGACCAGCCGGCTTTTCCCGGTGACGGGGTCTTGCACTCGGTTTATTCCAACGTCAATCACTGCGGCTCCCTCTTTAATCATGTCGGCGGTAATGAGGTTCGGGATCCCTGTTGGGTCAGCAATCAATTGTGTCACAATTGCAAAACCAACGTCCTgaagaaatttaaagaattcaCTTATCGTCAGTGTAACGAACCTGCTGCAGCCACAATAATATCAGCGATCTTTGTGTGTTGTCGAAGTTGCTCCTTGGGAGTGTAGCGGTGAGAAATGGTGACCGTGGCATCGCCTGCAGCAGGGGTAACATTTCGGATTGGTACCGTACATTTGAAGCCGCCATCTTTAAACGCACAGATAAGACGCACGTGAACGGCAACCAACCTCCGGGCCTCTCGTGCCGGCCGTCCGTATGCAGCAACATGGCGATGGGCATGCCCACGTTCTTGGAGCGTCCCGCAACCACAACATTCTTCCCCATAGTGGGAATCCCTGCAGGACGGGGAACCAAATGTTCAGTTTCGGATTTTTTGCACACTGCGGCGTTTCAACCTCAAGACAAAGAGCGATCGTTCCCTCCGTTACCTGTGCGAGTGATCATTTCCCAGACTCCCCAGGGGGTGGCGGGGAGCATGGTGGACTGGTCCAGGCACATGCGACCCACGTTCACCACGTGGAAGCCGTCCACGTCCTTGGTCGGGGACACGGCGTTGCAGATGGCGCGCTCGTCGATGTGATCTGTCGGGAGAACAAAGACGAGCTACATTGAGGACAGATGGAGCTGTGGGGCTTTGTTC
Coding sequences:
- the arl6ip4 gene encoding ADP-ribosylation factor-like protein 6-interacting protein 4 yields the protein MDRRRSIERGGREKKLEKKKRRRSSSSSSSSSSSSSSSRSRSRSSKKTPNKSQDVKTQRKKRRRSSSSSSSTSSSSSSSTSDEKTKKKKSKAKKKKLKKMKAKLKKQKKKEKREKKKKEKLKKKEEKKKAEVVLLPPSPPVEKPPSYLEVWQSDEGAVELGPVMTDEQKARLATKRPITKEEYEARQSVIRRVVCPETGRTRLVRGEGEIIEEIVSREKHKDINKQATKGDGKEFQRKLGVNR
- the mthfd2 gene encoding bifunctional methylenetetrahydrofolate dehydrogenase/cyclohydrolase, mitochondrial — protein: MAAIRTLRKMCQLSRHQACELHTTSSRQEAVIISGKKLARQIREEARADVEKWVSAGHRRPHLSVVLVGENPASHSYVLNKTRAAADVGISSETILKHSAISEEELLDLIYKLNTDHRVDGLLVQLPLPDHIDERAICNAVSPTKDVDGFHVVNVGRMCLDQSTMLPATPWGVWEMITRTGIPTMGKNVVVAGRSKNVGMPIAMLLHTDGRHERPGGDATVTISHRYTPKEQLRQHTKIADIIVAAAGIPNLITADMIKEGAAVIDVGINRVQDPVTGKSRLVGDVDFEGVRQKAGFITPVPGGVGPMTVAMLMKNTIKAAKNVLLYPQERIRMAAVS